The DNA sequence TCCTTAACTCAGCAGTTTCTTCAAAAGTGCTCTCTGGAAGTGCAGGCGGTTTTCGGCTTCATCAAAGACAATCGAATTTTCCGATTCCATAGCCTCGTCCGTTATCTCGTAGCCGCGATAGGCGGGCAGACAGTGCATAATTTTCGCTTTAGGGGCAAGAGAAAGCAGTTTGGCGTCGATAGCGAATCCCTGAAAATCAGAAATTCTCTTTTGCTTTTCATCTTCCTGACCCATACTTATCCATGTATCGGTATAAATAACATCGGCATCCTTAACGGCTTCGGAGGGACTGCTAATCTGTACGGTTGTGCCGGGGACAATCTGGTTTGTGCGTGAAATCGATTCGGCGTCAAGTTCATAACCTTTCGGCGAAGCTATAACAATTTTCATTCCTAACGCAGCGCAGCCGAAAGCAAGCGAACGCGCAACATTATTTCCATCGCCAATAAAGGCAATCTTAATTCCTTTGAGCTTTCCAAAATGCTCACGAATAGTCATAATATCCGCCATCGCCTGGCAGGGATGTGACCAGTCGGTAAGAGCGTTTATCACGGGAATCCCGGCAAATTTCGCAAGTTCAATAACTGTTTCATGGGCAAATGTTCGTGCCATAATGCCGCTGGCGTAACGGTCGAGAACACGAGCCATATCCTTTATAGGTTCGCGTTTTCCGATTCCGCCGATGTCTTCTGGCTTCACATAAATGGGATT is a window from the Phycisphaerae bacterium genome containing:
- the argF gene encoding ornithine carbamoyltransferase gives rise to the protein MKDFLSVSSCTTEDLLELLDLSDTLKKYYKNGNRDLCLVGKSLVMLFEKPSLRTRMSFQIAMAQLGGNPIYVKPEDIGGIGKREPIKDMARVLDRYASGIMARTFAHETVIELAKFAGIPVINALTDWSHPCQAMADIMTIREHFGKLKGIKIAFIGDGNNVARSLAFGCAALGMKIVIASPKGYELDAESISRTNQIVPGTTVQISSPSEAVKDADVIYTDTWISMGQEDEKQKRISDFQGFAIDAKLLSLAPKAKIMHCLPAYRGYEITDEAMESENSIVFDEAENRLHFQRALLKKLLS